The DNA segment AGGCGCACGGTCTGAGAGGCGGGAGAGGTCAGCTTCAGGGTCAGCTCATCCTGCCAGGTGCCCTGGTTTGTGGTGACATAGACTTCGATACTTCCAACCCGCTGGCAGGATTGGGGAACAGTGATGGTTGAGGTTGTGGTGGCGACGATATTATTTTCGCTGGGAGAGTTCACCGCGACGTCGAATAGAGACTGCTCGAAGACGGTGGAGACTTCAAACTGGACGGCAGTGTTAGCCGGCACGGTGTCTGCGGGGGTCACTTTCAGCAGGAAGCGTCCCACGGCGAGCTCGCCAGCACGGAAGAGCGCGGTGTTAACGGCCTCTGTGATGAGAGAGCCATCAGTAGCGATGAGCTCGAAGTCTGCGACGATGTTGCCCTGCAACGCGATGGTCCAGTTGATCAGCTCGGTGGTTTCGAAGGTGAGGTATGATTGCGTCTCTGCCGGCAGCGCTCGGCTCAGGGTCGGTGCGGCACCGGGAGCGACCTCGCCAAGGTCAATCGCCGATGCGACTGCGATACCCACGACAACGCCTTCAAGCGCGTCTTCCGACGTGTTTTCAAAGGTGACGGTGACTTCCGTCTCCTCGAAGGCGAACCATTGCAGTGCGCGCGTTCCGGAGGTTGCGGTGCGGGGGCGCAGCGCGGAGCTTTCGACCAGGGCTTCGCCGCCAGCCGAAATGCTGGCGGAGAGGTTGGCTTCAGCACCGTTCCACTGGCTGATGGTGATGTATTCACCCGCAGCAAGCGTGATGGTTTCCGTGATGGAGGCTTCGCCGTCGATGGTCTGGCTGGAGTTGGGCTGCGCGTTGTAGGCCGTGGCCGGACCATCGGAGTAGACGCGATCGACGAGGAGGAAGAAGCTCTCGGCGGGGGCGTTCATGATGAAGACGCCGCCGTCGATGGTGATGGTTTCAGCCAGGGTCGTGGCGTCCGTCCAAATTTGGACTTCTGCCTGCGCGTCAGACGGAACCTGATTGAGGAAGAAAACAAACTGATCGCCCTCAGCCACGCCGCTGACCTCGTAGAAGTTCTCGGTCAGATGGCGGACATCACCGCTGATGGCGTCCTGAGGGAACTCCACAGCGGTCGGCGTCGGCGCATCGATGAGCTCGATGCTGCCGACGTAGCCCCAGTCTTCGCCGCCAGCGGGACCGGCAAGCTCGAGGAGCTGGGCGATGGGACCCACGTTGAGGGCGTAGACGCCTTCGTTGGGGATGACGATCTCGCGGCTGAAGTCCAGGCCGGCGCCGGCGTCGCTGGTGCGGCTGAAGGGAGCGGGGGGCTCTTCGGCTTCCGGGTTGGCGGGTTCGGCGACTTCTTCCATGAAGACGAAGCCGGGCTCGGGCATACCGTTGGCGTGAATGGCCACACGGATCCACTGGCCGGGGGTGCCGTTGATGAGCAGGGTGTCCAGGTCCTGGACGTACTCACCTTCGCTCAGCTCGGGGGCGTCGATGTTGCCTGTGAAGACGAGGGCTTCGCCGGAGACGAGGTCGATCGGAGTCTCGCCAGCTTCGTCGAGGTTGAGGGTGGCGGTGGCGGCCAGGTCGGCGACGACGCCTGCGCGAAGGCGACAGGTACCATCGATCTGGATGGTGCCCGCGCCGCAGCTCAGCAGGGAGGTCGGTACGCAGGTGCGTGTGGCGACATCGAAGCTGGTGCCCTCACCGCAGACCTCGTCGGTGGGGCGGCAGCGATCCTGGTTGTCGGGCTCGGTGCCATCGCCGCAGATATCGTCGGCGGGGACGCACTGGTTGTTGGCGACGACGGTGCCCTCGGCGCACTCGACGGCGTCTTCGGGCACGCACTCCCCGTCGACTTCGATGGTGCCTTCGGCGCACTGGATGCCGATGTTCGGCACGCAGCGGCCTTGACCGGCGTCGTAGGTGGTGTTTTCGCCGCAGATCTCGCCGGTGGGCTCGCATTGGCCTTCATCGTTGAGGATGGAGCCTGCGCCGCAGTTGGATTCGTCGACTTCGCACTGGCCGTCAACAAGGTACGTGCCGGGGCCGCATTCACGCTGCTCGACCTCGCCACCATCACCACCGCAGGCGATGGCGCTGGCAGCCAGGATGGCGAGCGCGGAGAGTTTTGTCAGGGTACGCATGTATCGAATCTCCCGTGATGATTGGGTCTTTCGTAAGGTTCAGGTGCGCCGCGCCCGGAGGGGGCGCGGCGTCAGGAGCTGACGTCGATCAGGTGCCGCAGGTCAGGTTGATGCCCCAGCTGTTGAGGGTACCGGCAATTCCGCCGGAGACATCCGCAACGTACAGGGTCCAGTCGCCCTGACCACTTTCTCCGATAAAGGCGTCCAGAGACTCATTCGGGGTGATATCACCGGGGTAGTTGCCGACGATATCGTCGGAGCTGCCACCCGAGCGGCTGTGAAGACGCACGGTCGTCCCGGAGGGGGACGTGAGTTCCATCACGACATCACCAATCCAGTTGTGCGAGATATCGACGTCCACCGTGATTTCTGAGACGACAACGCATCCAAGTGTAGTGAGGTTTCGCACCGTTCCCGAAGGAGTGTTGTCGACGATCGGGGCATCCGCGGTCTCGGAGACATTGACGGACGGAACGCCGGTCACTTCGTCGAAGTCGAGATCGAAGGAGTAACCGTCGGCGAGCACGCTGTTAGCGACGACTTCGACAATAATGAGGTCGTTGCTGGCGTAGAGGTCTTCGAAGTTGATGAGGTTACCGACCTGCTCGCGCAGCGTGTTGCGGCTGGCGCGGGAGAAGACCTT comes from the Lujinxingia sediminis genome and includes:
- a CDS encoding proprotein convertase P-domain-containing protein, translated to MRTLTKLSALAILAASAIACGGDGGEVEQRECGPGTYLVDGQCEVDESNCGAGSILNDEGQCEPTGEICGENTTYDAGQGRCVPNIGIQCAEGTIEVDGECVPEDAVECAEGTVVANNQCVPADDICGDGTEPDNQDRCRPTDEVCGEGTSFDVATRTCVPTSLLSCGAGTIQIDGTCRLRAGVVADLAATATLNLDEAGETPIDLVSGEALVFTGNIDAPELSEGEYVQDLDTLLINGTPGQWIRVAIHANGMPEPGFVFMEEVAEPANPEAEEPPAPFSRTSDAGAGLDFSREIVIPNEGVYALNVGPIAQLLELAGPAGGEDWGYVGSIELIDAPTPTAVEFPQDAISGDVRHLTENFYEVSGVAEGDQFVFFLNQVPSDAQAEVQIWTDATTLAETITIDGGVFIMNAPAESFFLLVDRVYSDGPATAYNAQPNSSQTIDGEASITETITLAAGEYITISQWNGAEANLSASISAGGEALVESSALRPRTATSGTRALQWFAFEETEVTVTFENTSEDALEGVVVGIAVASAIDLGEVAPGAAPTLSRALPAETQSYLTFETTELINWTIALQGNIVADFELIATDGSLITEAVNTALFRAGELAVGRFLLKVTPADTVPANTAVQFEVSTVFEQSLFDVAVNSPSENNIVATTTSTITVPQSCQRVGSIEVYVTTNQGTWQDELTLKLTSPASQTVRLFTPSSTTSSPLDRTFPTLHTPVDSMDVFVGQNAPGDWTLEVEYTWSNSGRTLPEWRLTIDCVE